A region of the Halostella limicola genome:
CCTCCTGGGCGCGCCGGCGCCCGTCGATCTGGGCCTTGCCGGGGTCGTAGTCGTTCTTCGCGATGGCGAAGAACTCGCTCCAGTCGAGGTCGTCCTCGACGACCTCGTAGGTGCCGTCGTCGCGCTCGCGGATGCGCGGCTCGTCGGGGATCTCCAGCCCGTACTTCTTCGCTTTCGGGACGTAAGCGTCGATGAAGGCGTTCCGGAGGTCGTCGTTGGTCATCGTCTTCAGGCCGACGTCGGCCGCGAAGTCGTGGTGGGTCGACTTGTCGTTCGTGGGGCCGAAGAACTGGATGATGCGGGGCCACCACTCGTCGAACGCCTCCTGCAGTTTCTCCTGTTCCTTCTTCGACCCGGTTGCGAGCTCCTTCATGATGTCCTCGCCGTGCTTGACGTGGAACCCCTCTTCGAAGCAGATCTTGTCCATGGCGTGGGCGTACGGCTCCCACGAGGTCCGCTTGAGGGTGGCCTGCCGGCGCATCGCCGCGCCGTCGACGAAGAAGGCGATCATCGGCGTCTCCCACCACTCGTCCATCGAGTAGTGGAAGCAGTTGAGGAACTTCCCCTCGCCGTTCGCCAGCTCGTCGAGCATCTCGTCGCGGCTCTTGATCCCGAGCGACTCGGCCGCGCGGTACAGCAGCTGGCCGTGCCCGATCTCGTCCTGTACCTTCGCGGAGAACGCCAGCTTCCGGTCGAGGCTCGGCGCCTGCCGGATGAACGGCTTCTCCAGGTACGCCCCCATGATCTCGCTGTTGGCGTGGAACTGGATCATCCGGGTGGCAGCCTCCCGGTACTCCCGTGGCATGTCGTCGTGCGGGCTGAACTCGCGCGGGCCTGCCCGCTCTTTCACGGCGTCTATGTCCATGGTCGACCATTACAGTCGCGGCCGCTTACTAATTCACCCGTCTATGTGCGGGATTTATAAACTGCGGCGGGGTACCGACGCCCGTGATAGAGGAGTGTCTCGTCGTCGAGTTCCGCGTGACGGGCGACGACTGCCCGCTGGCGACGGCGACGCGGGCGGTCGGCGGGAGTGTCGACGCACGCCCCCCGCAGTTGCGCCTCGACGGCAACGTCCTCCTGCGGTTCAGCGCGGACGCGGACGCCGGGGACCTCGCGGCGGCGCTCGACGCCGACGACCGCATCCGCTACCTCCACGTCTCGCGCACCGACGGGCGGGTGAACTTCCGCTGCCTCTCGAAGCACCCCTGCGTCGTCCACCGCCTCGCCGACGTCGGGTTCATGGTCGAGTC
Encoded here:
- the paaA gene encoding 1,2-phenylacetyl-CoA epoxidase subunit PaaA encodes the protein MDIDAVKERAGPREFSPHDDMPREYREAATRMIQFHANSEIMGAYLEKPFIRQAPSLDRKLAFSAKVQDEIGHGQLLYRAAESLGIKSRDEMLDELANGEGKFLNCFHYSMDEWWETPMIAFFVDGAAMRRQATLKRTSWEPYAHAMDKICFEEGFHVKHGEDIMKELATGSKKEQEKLQEAFDEWWPRIIQFFGPTNDKSTHHDFAADVGLKTMTNDDLRNAFIDAYVPKAKKYGLEIPDEPRIRERDDGTYEVVEDDLDWSEFFAIAKNDYDPGKAQIDGRRRAQEAVEWVRNALDDHENRTRGHEPQAAD